The Erythrolamprus reginae isolate rEryReg1 chromosome 5, rEryReg1.hap1, whole genome shotgun sequence genome window below encodes:
- the NLGN1 gene encoding neuroligin-1 isoform X3 yields the protein MVYIHGGSYMEGTGNLYDGSVLASYGNVIVITVNYRLGVLGFLSTGDQAAKGNYGLLDLIQALRWTSENIGFFGGDPLRITVFGSGAGGSCVNLLTLSHYSEGLFQRAIAQSGTALSSWAVSFQPAKYARMLATKVGCNVSDTVELVECLQKKPFRELVDQDIQPARYHIAFGPVIDGDVIPDDPQILMEQGEFLNYDIMLGVNQGEGLKFVENIVDSEDGISASDFDFAVSNFVDNLYGYPEGKDILRETIKFMYTDWADRHNPETRRKTLLALFTDHQWVAPAVATADLHSNFGSPTYFYAFYHHCQTDQVPAWADAAHGDEVPYVLGIPMIGPTELFPCNFSKNDIMLSAVVMTYWTNFAKTGDPNQPVPQDTKFIHTKPNRFEEVAWTRYSQKDQLYLHIGLKPRVKEHYRANKVNLWLELVPHLHNLNDISQYTSTTTKVPSTDITFRPTRKNLVPVTSAFPTAKQDDPKQPPSLISGDQRDYSTELSVTIAVGASLLFLNILAFAALYYKKDKRRHDVHRRCSPQRTTANDLTHAQEEEIMSLQMKHSDLGHECESIHPHEVVLRTACPPDYTLAMRRSPDDIPLMTPNTITMIPNTIPGIQPLHTFNTFTGGQNSTLPHPHPHSHSTTRV from the exons GTTTCTTGAGCACTGGGGATCAAGCAGCTAAAGGGAATTATGGCCTTCTTGATCTCATTCAGGCCTTGAGATGGACTAGTGAAAATATTGGGTTCTTTGGGGGCGACCCGCTGAGAATAACTGTCTTTGGATCTGGCGCCGGCGGTTCATGTGTCAATCTCTTGACTTTATCCCATTATTCTGAAG GACTTTTCCAAAGAGCAATAGCTCAAAGTGGAACAGCTCTTTCCAGCTGGGCAGTCAGTTTTCAGCCCGCCAAATATGCCAGGATGTTAGCAACAAAAGTTGGATGCAATGTATCGGACACCGTAGAATTAGTAGAATGTCTACAGAAGAAACCATTTCGAGAACTTGTCGATCAGGATATTCAACCGGCCCGATACCACATAGCCTTTGGTCCAGTTATTGATGGGGATGTGATACCAGATGACCCTCAGATACTGATGGAACAAGGAGAATTCCTCAATTATGACATTATGTTGGGTGTTAACCAAGGAGAAGGGCTCAAATTTGTGGAAAACATTGTTGACAGTGAAGACGGCATATCTGCTAGTGATTTTGACTTTGCTGTCTCAAACTTTGTCGATAACTTATATGGATACCCGGAAGGCAAAGACATTTTGAGAGAAACTATTAAATTTATGTACACAGATTGGGCAGACAGACACAATCCTGAAACAAGAAGAAAAACACTCTTGGCTTTATTTACCGATCACCAGTGGGTTGCACCAGCAGTGGCTACCGCTGATCTTCATTCAAACTTTGGATCGCCTACATATTTTTATGCCTTCTATCACCATTGCCAAACAGATCAGGTTCCTGCATGGGCAGATGCTGCTCATGGAGATGAAGTTCCGTATGTATTAGGAATTCCCATGATTGGTCCCACTGAATTGTTTCCTTGTAATTTTTCAAAAAATGACATCATGCTAAGTGCAGTGGTGATGACCTATTGGACCAACTTTGCAAAGACTGG GGATCCCAATCAACCAGTTCCACAAGACACTAAGTTCATCCACACAAAACCTAATCGCTTTGAGGAGGTAGCATGGACCAGATACTCTCAAAAAGATCAACTTTATCTTCACATTGGATTAAAACCACGAGTGAAGGAACATTACAGAGCTAACAAGGTGAATCTGTGGTTGGAACTAGTACCTCACCTGCACAATCTTAATGACATTTCACAGTATACCTCTACAACAACTAAAGTGCCATCAACTGATATTACTTTCAGGCCAACCCGGAAAAATTTGGTACCTGTAACATCAGCTTTTCCTACAGCCAAGCAAGATGATCCCAAACAACCACCGAGTCTAATTTCAGGAGATCAGAGAGACTATTCCACGGAGTTGAGTGTCACCATCGCTGTGGGagcatctttgttgttcttgaaCATTTTAGCCTTTGCAGCATTATACTACAAAAAGGACAAGAGGAGACATGATGTCCATCGGAGATGTAGCCCCCAGCGTACAACTGCCAATGATCTCACCCACGCACAAGAAGAGGAAATAATGTCCCTCCAAATGAAGCACAGTGACTTGGGTCATGAATGTGAATCCATTCATCCACACGAGGTGGTTCTTAGGACCGCCTGCCCCCCAGACTACACACTAGCTATGAGAAGGTCACCTGATGATATTCCTTTAATGACCCCCAATACGATTACGATGATTCCAAACACTATACCTGGGATTCAACCCTTACACACATTTAATACATTTACAGGTGGACAGAACAGCACTCTGCCCCATCCACATCCTCATTCACATTCAACAACTAGGGTATAG